Sequence from the Burkholderia stabilis genome:
CAGAAACGGCACGGGCGCGCAGCAAGCGTTCAGGTAAAGCATCCGGCGCAAGCCGCGGTGCCACGCACGCGGCAGTGCGACGGTCGCCGCTGCGCCTCGCGGCGCTCGGCGCCGCACTGGCCGCGCTGTCGGCCGGCTCCGCGTATGCATCGACGTGCGGCAGCGGCGCGACCGTCGCGAGCGGCGGCAACTGCGCGCTCGGGAGTTTCGCCGCGGCCGCGAACGACAATCTGGCCGGCGCCGCGACCGTCACGAACGGCAACACCGTCGGCGTAACGGGGACCTGGACCGGTTCAACCGGCGACGCCGGCTACACGGTCGTGCCGCTCGGCAGCACGTCCGTCGTGTCGGGCAATCCGAACCAGCCGCTCGTGTCGCTCGGCGGCAAGACGCAGAGCATCAGCACGCCCGATTCGATCACGGGCACCAACACGTCGGTCGCCACCTACAACTCGTCCGCGTTCACCGCGTCGAGCACCGGCTCGGCCGACGTGCCCGTCTATCACGACGTGCACGACAACCAGTACGTGAACACGCGGATCGGCACCGTCGAGAGCTCGGGCGGCACGCTCGATGTGTCGATCGGCAGCCCGGCGAATGCACCGTCGGCGGCCGGCAACGTGATCTCGATGGCGGCGAAACAGACCGACCTGACCTACGCAAACGGCACCGGCGCGACGCCGAGCGTCGTCAACTGGAATTCGCGCAACCAGATCTGGTTCACCACCGGCGACTATCTCGCGAGCGGCGGCCCGGTCGGTAGCATCCAGCTCGACGTGCCGGCCTACGCGGGCACCTTCACCGCGTTCGACGGCAGCACGTGGACCGTCACCGACGCCGCGTCGCTCGCGGCGTACAACACCTTTCTCGTGCGCTCGGTGCAAAGCGGCGCACTCGGCTCGCAGGCAGCCTACGACAATGCGTTCGGGCAGGCGGTCACGTTCTCGACCGAAACCTTCCAGTATGCGAACAACGTCTCCGCGGGCGACAAGAACACCTTGCCGATCGACTACCTGTCGGTGATGCACGGCACGGGCGCGAACGCGACGCTACACATCGGCGCCGACGGCCAGATCGACTTCCGCGGCGCCAGCTCGATCGAATCGAGCTCGGCGGTCGTCGCCGATAACGGCGCGCACTTCGTCAACGACGGTCGCCTGTCGGGCGACTTCACGCTGGTGCGCCTGCTGACCGGCGCGAGCGGCGTCAACAACGGCGTGATCTCGGCCGGCTATGCGTCCGGCGACAACTTCAACACGAGCGGCGCCGCGCAACCGGACAACTTCGGCTTCAACGCGTACACCGAAGGCAGCGGCGTGTACGCGAACGGCACGGGCACGACGTTCGTCAACAACGGAATCATGAACGTCGGCGCGTGGAACCTCACCGGCAACCGCGCCGACCTGCAGAACTACGCGGTAGCCGCAACCGGCGGTGCAAGCGGCACCAACGCCGGCACGATCAACGTCGGCGTCAACGCGACGACGCTCGACAGCCAGGTGATCGGCGGCCTCGCCGACGGCGGCAGCTTCACGAACGCGGCCGGCGGCACGATCTACCTCGGCCGCGCAGCCCAGTACGATCCCGCGTCGCCGGAGGCCGCGAACGACGTCGCGCTGTCCGCGCACGCGTACGGCATCCTGCTCGGCGCATCCGGCACCGCGAGCAACCTCGGCACGATCGTGATCGGCTCGCAGACGCAGAACGGTGCCGCGCTGGCGAGCATCGGCACGTCGTCCGGCACGCTGACCAACTCGGGCTCGATCATCGTCAACGGCGCGGCGCCCGGCACGCCGCTCGCCAACGTCGGCATACTCGCAGCCGATACCGCCGCGACCGTGACCAACACCGGCACCATCACGCTGAACGGCGTGAACGGCATCGGCATCATGGTGGTCGGCACCGGCACGAACGCGAGCGCCGCGACGTCGACCGGCACGATCAACGTGGCCGGCGGCCTCGATCCCGCATCGGGCACGCGCAACTACGGCGTGTGGGCCGAAGGGCCGCTCGCGAAGGCCACGCTCGACGGCGCGCTCAACCTGACCGGCACCGGCGCGATCGGCGTGCACGCTCGCTCGGGCGCGACGATCGACGTCGGCGCAAACGCGGTGCCGGCCTTCATGTCGGGCACAAACCAGATCGGCTTCTACGCATACGGCGCGGGCTCGAAGATCAACGTCGCCGCGCAGCATCTCAGCGTCGACACCGACGATTCGACGCTGTTCCGCGTCGCGGGCGGCGCGGCCTACACGGGCGCGTCGGCAGCCGGCACGCTGACGACCGACGTCAACGGACAGCGCGCACACGGCGTGCTCGCGACCGACGCCGGCACCACGCTGTCGACCGGCAACGCGATCTACAACGTCAACGGCGCGAACGGCATCGCGATCGCGGTCGAAGGCGGCGCGAAGGGCACGATCGACGCGAGCGCGACGATCAATCTGAATGCGGCCGGCGCGATCGCAGGCGTCGTCGACGGCCAGGCGCACGACCTCACCGGCGCGAATGCCGGCGCGCCGGTCGCAACGACGCTGACCAACGACGCCGCCGTCACGTCGTCGACCGCGGGCGTGACCGGTTTCGTCGCGCAGAACCTCGGCACGCTCGAGAACCGCGACACGGTGCTGCTGACGGGCGCCGGCTCGACGGGCGTCGTGGCGGGCACGCTCGGCACGGTGAACAACACGTCGACGATCCGCGTATCGAACGGCACCGGCGCGCTCGTGCAGGGTGCATCGGCCACGCTGGCCAACGCGGGGACGATCGAAGCCGACGACGGCGTCGCGGGCGTGCACCTGACCGGCGCTGGCGCATCGGTCGCGCTGTCGGGCGCGGGCACCGTCATCGCGAACGGCAGCGCCGACGGCGTGCTGATCGACTCGACCGTATCGGGCGGCGGGATCGCGGCCGGTGCGACGTCGATCGCAGTCGGCGGATCGGGCAACGGGATTCACAACCTCGGCACGAATGCGACGATCGCGCTCGCCGGCACGCAAGTCACGACGACCGGCAACGGCGCAAACGGCGTCGCGTCGACGGGCGCCGGCGCGCGCATCACGACCGATGCGGCAGCGGTCGTGCGCACCGCCGGCGACAATGCGCTCGGCGTGTTCGTGTCGGGCGCGGATTCGACGCTCGCGGCCAACGGCACGAGCGTCGCGACGACGGGCACCGGCGCGCACGCGATCGTCATGGACGGCGGCGCGACGGCGCTACTGTCGGGCGCGAAAGTCGGCACATCGGGCAGCGCGGCCGATGGCCTCGTCGCACGGAACGGCGGGCGCATCGCCGATACGGGTTCGTCGATCGCCAGCGCGGCCGGCAACGGCGCGACCGCGGACAGCGGCGGCGTGCTCGCGCTGACCGGCACGACGCTCAAGGGCGCAACGGCCGGCGTGCTGACGTCGGACACGCTCGCGAAAGGCGCAACGAGTTCGGTGCTCGTCGACGGCGGCAGCGTGACGTCCGCCGCCGGGCCGGCATTCGCCGCGCGCGGCGGCACGGCCGACATCGCGGTGCGCAACGGCACGGTCGTGACGGCCGGCAACGGCACGCTGCTGAATCTCTCGAACGGCAGCCACGCGACGTTCAATGCCTCGGCGGTGAACCTCGTCGGCGACATCGTCTCCGACGCGTCGAGCACCGGCAACGTGTTCCTCGCGAACGGCACGACGCTGACCGGCAAGATCGACCCGGTCGCGCTGACGATCGACAACACGAGCACGTGGCGCATGACGGGCAGCTCGGTGCTGAGCAGCCTGAACAACGCGGGCCTGGTCGCATTCGCCGCGCCGGTCGGCTCGCCGACGCTCTCGGGCAGCTACAAGACGCTGACGACGGGCGGCTACGTCGGCAACGGCGGCATCATCGCGCTCAACACGTATCTCGGCGCCGATGCGTCGCCGACCGACAAGCTGATCGTCGACGGCGGCGCCGCGAGCGGCACGACCGGCCTGAAGATCGCGAATACGGCCGGCACCGGCGCGCAGACGACCGGCGCCGGGATCCCCGTGGTCGTCACGGCCAACGGCGGCACGACCACCGTATCGGCGTTCCAGCTCGCCGGCCCCGTGCAGGCCGGCGCATACGAGTACCGGCTTTATCGCGGCGCCCAGAGCGGCGGCACGAGCGACGCGAACAACTGGTACCTGCGTTCGCAACTGACCGACCCCGGCGACCCGATCGATCCGTCCACCACGAACGGCGGCAACGGGAATGGCAATGGCAACGGCGGCGCGCTCGCGTATCGTCCGGGCGTCGCCGGCTATGCGCTGACGCCGCTGCTGAACGTCGACTACGGTTTCTCGACGCTCGGCAAGCTGCACGAACGCGTCGGCGACATCTACAACCTCGAGAAGCAGCAGCCCGGCAACCGCGATGGCGTGTGGGGGCGCATCGGCGGCCAGAGCCTCGATGCGAACGCGGGCCGCTTCGCGGCCGACGAGCGCACGTTCTTTGCACAGTTCGGCAAGGACTGGACGCTCGACCAGACGCCCGCCGGCAGCAGCACACATGCGGGCGTGACGGCGAGCATCGGCGTGTCGAACGCGAGCTTCGACGACATGGCGCGCGCCGGCTCGCCGACCCTGTCGACGTCGACGGGCTCGGTCGAGATGCACGCGCAGAGCATCGGCGGCTACTGGACGCGCTATCTTGCCGACGGCACGTACTTCGACAGCGTCGGGCAGGTCACGCACTACGGCAACCGCTATCGCGACAGCTATGGCAACGAGGCATCGCAGAACGGCTTCGGCGTCGCGCTGTCGCAGGAAGTCGGCAAGCCGTTCGGGATCGGCAACACGCCGGTCGCGATCGAGCCGCAGGCGCAGCTGATGTACCAGTACCTGAAGCTGAACGGGTTCAACGACAACGTGTCGGCCGTATCGGGCACGACGACCAACGCGCTGCGCGGGCGCGTCGGCGTGCGCATCTTCCGGCCGAACCTCGAATCGACCTCCGGCGGCAGCGCCGCGACGCCGTACTTCACGGCCGACGTGCTGCACGATTTCCTGTCGCCGGGCCAGACCGTCGTCGGCGGCACGCCGTTCGCGACGCATCTCGGCCGCACGTGGTACGAGCTCGGCGTCGGCGTCACTGCAGGCTTCGGCAAGTCGGGCGAGTTGTACGCGAATGCGAAGTACGCGCGCAACATCGGCGGCGATTACCGGCGCGGCATCGTCGGGCAGGTCGGCTACCGGTACAGTTGGTAACGAACGCAGCGGCAAACCAAAGGCGAAAAAAAACCGCCCGGCACTGGGCCGGGCGGTTTTCGCATTGGCGTACGCGATGCGCGAACGCTCAGTGCAGGATCTTCGCGAGGAAATCCTTCGCGCGTTCCGATTTCGGATTCGAGAAGAAATCGTCCTTGCGGTCGTCCTCGACGATCGCACCCTTGTCCATGAAGATCACGCGATGCGCGACCTTCTTCGCGAAGCCCATCTCGTGCGTGACGACCATCATCGTCATCCCTTCCTGCGCGAGTTCGACCATCACGTCGAGCACTTCGTTGATCATCTCGGGCTCGAGCGCCGACGTCGGTTCGTCGAACAGCATCGCGATCGGGTCCATCGACAGCGCGCGCGCGATTGCGACACGCTGCTGCTGGCCGCCCGACAACTGGCCCGGGAACTTGTGCGCGTGCGCCTTCAGGCCGACGCGATCGAGCAGCTTCATGCCCTTCTCGTTCGCCTCGTCCTTGCCGCGGCCGAGCACCTTGATCTGCGCGAGCGTCAGGTTCTCGGTGATCGACAGGTGCGGGAACAGCTCGAAGTGCTGGAACACCATCCCGACCTTCGAGCGCAGCTTCGACAGGTTCGTCTTCTTGTCGCCGACCGACTGGCCGTTCACGAGGATCTCGCCCTGCTGGAACGGCTCGAGGCCGTTCACGGTCTTGATCAGCGTCGATTTGCCGGAGCCCGACGGGCCGCACACGACGACCACTTCGCCCTTCTTGACCTCGGTCGTGCAGTCGGTGAGGACCTGAAACTGGCCGTACCACTTGGAAACGTTCTTGATGGAAATCATCGTGTGACCTTTTTCTGGAGACTCTTGACGAGAACAGACGCCAACGAGCAAATCACGAAATAGCATGCGCCGGCGAACAGGACCATCTCGACGGTCGTGCCGTCGCGATCGCCGATGTTGGCGGCCGTGCGGAAGAAGTCCGCGAGACTGATCACGTACACGAGCGACGTATCCTGGAACAGGACGATCGCCTGCGTGAGCAGCAGCGGCACCATCGCGCGGAACGCCTGCGGCAGGATCACGAGGCGCATCGCGTGCGAGTAGTTCATGCCGAGCGCGAACGCCGCATTCACCTGCCCGCGCGGCACCGCCTGGATGCCGGCGCGGATGATCTCGGAATAATACGCGGCCTCGAACAGCGAGAACGCGACCATCGCCGACGCGAGGCGAATGTCGATCGTCGGCGACAACCCGAGCACGCCCTGCAGCAGTTGCGGCACGATCAGGAAGAACCACAGCAGCACCATCACGAGCGGGATCGAACGGAACACCGTCACGTAGCCCTGCGCGAACCACGCGAGCGGCTTCACGCCCGACAGCCGCATCAGCGCCAGCAGCGTGCCCCAGACGATCCCGACCACGATCGCGATCAGCGTGATCTGGAACGTGACGACCGCACCCGTCCACAGCGTCGGCAGCGCGCCGGGAATACTACTCCAGTCGAACTGATGCATCACTTGCCTCCGATATAGCCGGGCAGCCGCGTACGGCCTTCGATCCAGCGCATGAACGCCATCACGACGAGGTTGATCAGCACGTATGCGAGCGTGACCGCGATGAACGACTCGTACGTTTGCGCGGTGTAGTCGACGAGCTGGCGCGCCTGCGCGGACAGGTCGAGCAGGCCGATCGTCGACGCGACCGCGGAGTTCTTGAAGATGTTCAGGAATTCCGACGTGAGCGGCGGCACGATGATCCGGTACGCAACCGGCAGCAGCACATAGCGGTACGTCTGCCATTGCGTGAAGCCCATCGCGAGGCCGGCGGCGCGCTGGCCCTTCGGCAGCGCGTTGATCCCCGAGCGCACCTGTTCGCACACGCGCGCGCCCGTGAACAGGCCGAGACAGACGATCGACGCGGTAAAGAACTGCGTGCCGGGCGGCAACTGCTTGATCCAGGTGCCGATCGACGCGGGCAGCAGCTCGGGTATCACGAGATACCAGACGAAGAACTGCACGATCAGCGGAATGTTCCGGAAGATCGACACGTACAGGGTGCCGAGCGCGGACAGCCATTTGTTCGGCACCGTGCGCAGCACGCCGAACAGCGAACCGACGATCAGCGCGATGACCCAGGCGGCGAGCGACACTTCGATCGTCACCAGGAAGCCGGACACCAGCCATCCGAAATAAGTCGTCGGCTCGCCGGTCGACACGGGGCTCAGGAAGATGCCCCAGTTCCAGTGGTAAGACATGGGCAAGACTCCAGCAAAAAGAAACGGAAGAAGCGTGGCCTCTTCCGTTTCATTAGCGTCATTTCTGCATCAACGGCCGTGCGGTCAGTCGAGCGCCTTGTCGTTCGGGTTCGCGTACAGCTTCTTCATCGACTCGGACAGCGGGAAGTTCAGGTTCAGCCCCTTCGGCGGGATCGGGTTCTCGAACCACTTCGCGTAGATCTTCGCGGCTTCGCCCGACTTCTCGACTTGCGAGATCGCGTCGTCGACGACCTTCTTGAAGTCGGCGTCGCCCTTGCGCATCATGCAGCCGTAAGCCTCTTCCGATTGCGGCGTGCCGACGATCACCCATTCGCCCGGCTGCTTCGCCTTCGCGCGCTCGCCAGCCAGCAGCGCGTCATCCATCATGAACGCGACCGCGCGGCCCGATTCCAGCGTGTTGAACGAATCGCCGTGATCCTTCGCGCTGATGATGTTCATGCCCATCTGCTTCTCGTTGTTCATCTTGCGCAGCAGACGCTCGGACGTCGTGCCGGCCGTCGTCACGACGGTCTTGCCCTTCAGGTCGGCGAAATCCTTCACGCCCGAATCCTTCTTCGTCATCAGGCGCGTGCCGATCACGAAGATCGTGTCGGAGAACGCAGCTTGCTGCTGACGCTCGGCGTTGTTGGTCGTCGAGCCGCACTCGATGTCGACCGTGCCGTTCTGCACCAGCGGGATGCGGTTCTGCGACGTGACCGGGATGTTCTTCACCTGCAGGTTCGGCAGGCTCAGCTTCTTCTTCACCGCGTCGACCACCTTCAGCTGGAATTCGCGCGAATAGCCGACCACCTGCTGGTTCTGGTCGTAGTAGGAGAACGGGATCGACGATTCGCGGTGCCCCAGCGCAATCACGCCCGTGTCCTTGATCTTCTTCAGCGTGCCCGTCTCCTGAGCATGCGCGCCGCTTGCGAACGCGCAGAGCG
This genomic interval carries:
- a CDS encoding autotransporter outer membrane beta-barrel domain-containing protein, coding for MNHSFRSIWSETNGCWVAVAETARARSKRSGKASGASRGATHAAVRRSPLRLAALGAALAALSAGSAYASTCGSGATVASGGNCALGSFAAAANDNLAGAATVTNGNTVGVTGTWTGSTGDAGYTVVPLGSTSVVSGNPNQPLVSLGGKTQSISTPDSITGTNTSVATYNSSAFTASSTGSADVPVYHDVHDNQYVNTRIGTVESSGGTLDVSIGSPANAPSAAGNVISMAAKQTDLTYANGTGATPSVVNWNSRNQIWFTTGDYLASGGPVGSIQLDVPAYAGTFTAFDGSTWTVTDAASLAAYNTFLVRSVQSGALGSQAAYDNAFGQAVTFSTETFQYANNVSAGDKNTLPIDYLSVMHGTGANATLHIGADGQIDFRGASSIESSSAVVADNGAHFVNDGRLSGDFTLVRLLTGASGVNNGVISAGYASGDNFNTSGAAQPDNFGFNAYTEGSGVYANGTGTTFVNNGIMNVGAWNLTGNRADLQNYAVAATGGASGTNAGTINVGVNATTLDSQVIGGLADGGSFTNAAGGTIYLGRAAQYDPASPEAANDVALSAHAYGILLGASGTASNLGTIVIGSQTQNGAALASIGTSSGTLTNSGSIIVNGAAPGTPLANVGILAADTAATVTNTGTITLNGVNGIGIMVVGTGTNASAATSTGTINVAGGLDPASGTRNYGVWAEGPLAKATLDGALNLTGTGAIGVHARSGATIDVGANAVPAFMSGTNQIGFYAYGAGSKINVAAQHLSVDTDDSTLFRVAGGAAYTGASAAGTLTTDVNGQRAHGVLATDAGTTLSTGNAIYNVNGANGIAIAVEGGAKGTIDASATINLNAAGAIAGVVDGQAHDLTGANAGAPVATTLTNDAAVTSSTAGVTGFVAQNLGTLENRDTVLLTGAGSTGVVAGTLGTVNNTSTIRVSNGTGALVQGASATLANAGTIEADDGVAGVHLTGAGASVALSGAGTVIANGSADGVLIDSTVSGGGIAAGATSIAVGGSGNGIHNLGTNATIALAGTQVTTTGNGANGVASTGAGARITTDAAAVVRTAGDNALGVFVSGADSTLAANGTSVATTGTGAHAIVMDGGATALLSGAKVGTSGSAADGLVARNGGRIADTGSSIASAAGNGATADSGGVLALTGTTLKGATAGVLTSDTLAKGATSSVLVDGGSVTSAAGPAFAARGGTADIAVRNGTVVTAGNGTLLNLSNGSHATFNASAVNLVGDIVSDASSTGNVFLANGTTLTGKIDPVALTIDNTSTWRMTGSSVLSSLNNAGLVAFAAPVGSPTLSGSYKTLTTGGYVGNGGIIALNTYLGADASPTDKLIVDGGAASGTTGLKIANTAGTGAQTTGAGIPVVVTANGGTTTVSAFQLAGPVQAGAYEYRLYRGAQSGGTSDANNWYLRSQLTDPGDPIDPSTTNGGNGNGNGNGGALAYRPGVAGYALTPLLNVDYGFSTLGKLHERVGDIYNLEKQQPGNRDGVWGRIGGQSLDANAGRFAADERTFFAQFGKDWTLDQTPAGSSTHAGVTASIGVSNASFDDMARAGSPTLSTSTGSVEMHAQSIGGYWTRYLADGTYFDSVGQVTHYGNRYRDSYGNEASQNGFGVALSQEVGKPFGIGNTPVAIEPQAQLMYQYLKLNGFNDNVSAVSGTTTNALRGRVGVRIFRPNLESTSGGSAATPYFTADVLHDFLSPGQTVVGGTPFATHLGRTWYELGVGVTAGFGKSGELYANAKYARNIGGDYRRGIVGQVGYRYSW
- a CDS encoding amino acid ABC transporter ATP-binding protein; this translates as MISIKNVSKWYGQFQVLTDCTTEVKKGEVVVVCGPSGSGKSTLIKTVNGLEPFQQGEILVNGQSVGDKKTNLSKLRSKVGMVFQHFELFPHLSITENLTLAQIKVLGRGKDEANEKGMKLLDRVGLKAHAHKFPGQLSGGQQQRVAIARALSMDPIAMLFDEPTSALEPEMINEVLDVMVELAQEGMTMMVVTHEMGFAKKVAHRVIFMDKGAIVEDDRKDDFFSNPKSERAKDFLAKILH
- the gltK gene encoding glutamate/aspartate ABC transporter permease GltK: MHQFDWSSIPGALPTLWTGAVVTFQITLIAIVVGIVWGTLLALMRLSGVKPLAWFAQGYVTVFRSIPLVMVLLWFFLIVPQLLQGVLGLSPTIDIRLASAMVAFSLFEAAYYSEIIRAGIQAVPRGQVNAAFALGMNYSHAMRLVILPQAFRAMVPLLLTQAIVLFQDTSLVYVISLADFFRTAANIGDRDGTTVEMVLFAGACYFVICSLASVLVKSLQKKVTR
- a CDS encoding amino acid ABC transporter permease — translated: MSYHWNWGIFLSPVSTGEPTTYFGWLVSGFLVTIEVSLAAWVIALIVGSLFGVLRTVPNKWLSALGTLYVSIFRNIPLIVQFFVWYLVIPELLPASIGTWIKQLPPGTQFFTASIVCLGLFTGARVCEQVRSGINALPKGQRAAGLAMGFTQWQTYRYVLLPVAYRIIVPPLTSEFLNIFKNSAVASTIGLLDLSAQARQLVDYTAQTYESFIAVTLAYVLINLVVMAFMRWIEGRTRLPGYIGGK
- a CDS encoding glutamate/aspartate ABC transporter substrate-binding protein, whose product is MKYHKAVLMVAALCAFASGAHAQETGTLKKIKDTGVIALGHRESSIPFSYYDQNQQVVGYSREFQLKVVDAVKKKLSLPNLQVKNIPVTSQNRIPLVQNGTVDIECGSTTNNAERQQQAAFSDTIFVIGTRLMTKKDSGVKDFADLKGKTVVTTAGTTSERLLRKMNNEKQMGMNIISAKDHGDSFNTLESGRAVAFMMDDALLAGERAKAKQPGEWVIVGTPQSEEAYGCMMRKGDADFKKVVDDAISQVEKSGEAAKIYAKWFENPIPPKGLNLNFPLSESMKKLYANPNDKALD